In the Entelurus aequoreus isolate RoL-2023_Sb linkage group LG21, RoL_Eaeq_v1.1, whole genome shotgun sequence genome, atataacaaattggaccaagctatatttctaacaaagacaaatcattatttcttctagattttccagaacaaaaattttaaaataaactcaaaagactttgaaataagatttaaatttgatactacagattttctagatttgccagattattttttttgaattttaatcataagtttgaaaaaatatttcacaaatattcttcgtcgaaaaaacagaagctaaaatgaagaattaaattaaaatgtatttattctttacaataaaactttttttttttacttgaacattgatttaaattgtcaggaaataagaggaaggaatttaaaaggtatgtgtttaaaaatcctaaaatcatttttaaggttgtttttctctaaaattgtctttctgaaagttataacaagcaaagtaaaaaaaattatgaatttatttaaacaagtgaagaccaagtctttaaaatattttcttggattttcaaattctatttgacttttgtctcttagaattaaaaatgtcggggaaagcgagaccagcttgctagtaaataaataaaaatttaaaaatagaggcagctcactggtaagtgctgctatttgagctatttttagaacaggccagcgggctactcatctggtccttacgggctacctggtgcccgcgggcaccgccttggtgacccctgaacaAGATAGATTAACTTTCCAAACATGAGTTAACAGTGCTAAGTAGTTAAACATGAACATGTAACAATATGTTTGAACTTTTAAGGTTGAACAGTTTGGGTAGCACTGCAAGCATACTGAGTCGATAACATTTATTCATGAAATTATGGAGATGCTGCAGATGGAGTATTAGCTGAATACCGTAGAAGTTCATACTCTGCACAAAGACTTGACCTAAACTACAAAGTTCAGGTTGCCCTTAATCCCAAGGgcatcaaaaggctgcacaaacaTCCCTTGATCTGGACTCATCCAGCCAAGGATAACCTAAACTGAAAATGGGGAAGAACTCTTGGACGGGCCGGAAATGTAGTGACCCCCTTTTGGGTAACGGTTGTAGGCACAGATTTCAATGGGGAATATTAATTTGAGTACTGTGGTTTAAGGTCTCAATCACAGGACCAATTACATTTGTCAAAGCACCACTGAACTAAATGAAACTGGACAATgaacaggtttggttttggaagacCCATAAAAAGATGCAGTTATCTACAGAGGAAAGACATTAGCATCATGATCaagttaaagtttttttattgaATCTTAGTCCGCATAGACCCAAACCACACGTTCCTGTAAAAGACAAACAAATGTTAAGCACATGAAAACATTGGTAATCATAAAATTGCTTTACCTCAGTTCTTCAGGGCGCTTCTTTGGGAGCTCGCAGTTCTGGAGAAGCCTGACGGAACATCAGCTTGGGAATATTGCATTCTGGCAAATTCATCTCGCGCACGTTGGTAGCCGTATCTGGATTGGACGATGGAAGTTGGTGAGTATTCAGGAGCAGAGCTAGACTGGCCAGACAACCAGGGAGTGCTGGGAGCACTCGGGTTGAAGGCAAACACATTGCTTCCTGCTGGATACATTGGAGCCCACTCAGGTCTGTTCCAACCATGAAGGTTCTTGTTGGGAACACTACCAGAGTGATAGGATCCTGAAGAGCTATAAGAATTCTCACTAGGGTCCACTACAGGGTACAGTGAGCTGGAGTGTCCATAGCTTGACCATCCTGGGTGCACATGAGCAGCTGGATTAGATGTTTGGCTAGAAGAGGAGTCATAGGCAGACCATCCTGGGTACACATGAGCAGCTGGATTAGATGTTTGGCTAGAAGAGGAGTCATAGGCAGACCATCCTGGGTACACATGAGCAGCTGGATTAGATGTTTGGCTAGAAGAGGAGTCATAGCCGGACCATCCTGGGTACACATGAGCAGCTGGATTAGATGTTTGGCTAGAAGAGGAGTCATAGCCGGACCATCCTGGGTGCACATGAGCATGATGGGATGGTTGCTGACCACCAGTTGAAGATTTGGAGCTGGAGTCATGGCTTGACCATTGAGGGTGCATGTGAGCAGCTGGATTGGATGTTTGTTGGCTAGAAGAGGAACCATAGCTTGACCATTCAGGGTGCACATGAGCATGATGAGATGGTTGTTGACCACCAGTGGAAGATTTAGAGCTAGAGAAACCATAGCCTGACCATCCGGGGTGTACATGAACAGCTGGTTTAGAAGTGTGTTGACCAGAAGAGGAAGAGTCGTAGCCTGGCCATCCTGGGTGCACATGAGCATGTTGATGGGAGGGTTGTTGACCACCAGTGGACGATTTAGAGCTAGAGGAGTCATAGCCTGACCATCCTGGGTGCACATGAACATTGGTTGGTTGTTTCAGACCTCCAGTTGAAGATTCAGAGCCATAGCTTGACCATTCAGGGTGCACATGAGCAGCTGGATTGGATGTTTGTTGGCCAGATGATTTGGAGCTTGAAGAGGAACCATAGCTTGACAATTCAGGGTGCACATGAGCATGTTGATTGGATGGTTGTTTCAGACCTCCAGTTGAAGATTCAGCGCCATAGCTTGACCATTCAGGGTGCACATGAGCATGTTGATGGGAGGGCTGTTGACCACCAGTGGAAGATTTAGAGCTAGAGTCATAGCCTGACCATCCTGGGTGCACATGAACATGGGATGGTTGTTTCAGCCCTCCAGTTGAAGATTCAGAGCCATAGCTTGACCATCCAGGGTGCACATGAGCAGCTGGATTGGATGTTTGTTGGCCAGATGATTTGGAGCTTGAGGAACCATAGCTTGACAATTCAGGGTGTACATGAGCATGTTGATTGGATGTTTGTTGGCCAGATGATTTGGAGCTTGAGGAACCATAGCTTGACAATTCAGGGTGTACATGAGCATGTTGATTGGATGGTTGTTGGCCAGATGATTTGGAGCTTGAAGAGGAACCATAGCTTGACAATACAGGGTGAACATGAGCAtgttgattggttggttgtttcagACCTCCAGTTGAAGATTCAGAACCATAGCTTGACCATTCAGGGTGCACATGAGCATGTTGATTGGATGGTTGTTGGCCAGATGATTTGGAGCTTGAGGAACCATAGCTTGACAATTCAGGGTGAACATGAGCATGTTGATTGGATGGTTGTTGGCCGGATGATTTGGAGCTTGAGGAACCATAGCTTGACAATACAGGGTGCACATGAGCATGTTGATTGGATGGTTGTTGGCCAGATGTTTTGGAGCTTGAAGAGGAACCATAGCTTGACAATACAGGGTGCACATGAGCATGTTGATTGGATGGTTGTTTCAGCCCTCCAGTTGAAGATTCAGAGCCATAGCTTGACCATTCAGGGTGCACATGAGCAGCTGGATTGGATGTTTGTTGGCCAGATGATTTGGAGCTTGAAGAGGAACCGTAGCTTGACAATACAGGGTGCACATGAGCATGTTGATTGGATGGTTGTTGGCCAGATGATTTGGAGCTTGAGGAACCATAGCTTGACAATACAGGGTGCACATGAGCATGTTGATTGGATGGTTGTTGGCCAGATGATTTGGAGCTTGAAGAGGAACCATAGCTTGGCAATACAGGGTGCACATGAGCATGTTGATTGGATGGTTGTTTCAGACCTCCAGTTGAAGATTCAGAGCCATAGCTTGACCATTCAGGGTGCACATGAGCAGCTGGATTGGATGGTTGTTGGCCAGATGATTTGGAGCTTGAAGAGGAACCGTAGCTTGGCAATACAGGGTGCACATGAGCATGTTGATTGGATGGTTGTTTCAGACCTCCAGTTGAAGATTCAGAGCCATAGCTTGACCATTCAGGGTGCACATGAGCAGTTGGGTCAGATGTTTGTTGGCCAGAAGAACTATAGCCTGACCATCCTGGGTGCACATGAACATGGGATGGTTGCTTCAGACCTCCAGTTGAAGATTCAGAGCTGGAGGAGTCATGGCTTGACCATTCAGGGTGCACATGAGCAGTTGGATTAGATGTTTGTTGGCCAGAAGAACCATAGCCTGACCATCCTGGGTGCACATGAACATGATGGGACGGTTCCAGACCTCCAGTTGAAGATTCAGAGCCATAGCTTGACCATTCAGGGTGCATGTGAACCACTGGATTGGATGTTTGTTGGCCAGATTTGGAGCTGGAAGAGGAACCATAGCCTGACCATTCAGGGTGCACATGATGGGGTGTTTGTTTCAGACCTCCAGTTGAAGAGCCGGTGCTCGACCATTCAGGGTGCACATGAGCAGCTGGATTAGAAGTTTGTTGGCCAGAAAAAGAACTGTAGTCTGACCATCCTGGGTGCACATGAACATTGGTTGGTTGTTTCAGCCCTCCAGTTGAAGATTCAGAGCCATGGCTTGACCATTCAGGGTGCACATGAGCAGCTGGATTGGATGTTTGTTGGCCAGATGATTTGGAGCTTGAAGAGGAACCATAGCTTGACAATACAGGGTTCACATGAGCATGTTGATTGGATGGTTGTTTTAGACCTCCAGTTGAAGATTCAGAGCCATAGCTTGACCATTCAGGGTGCACATGAGCAGCTGGATTGGATGTTTGTTGGCCAGAAGATTTGGAGCTCGAGTCATAGCCTGACCACCCTGGGTGCTTGAGAATATTTTTATTGGCTTGGTAACCAGTTGAAGTTTTGGAACTGGAAGCAGAGTCTTCACCTGACAATCCTGAGTGCTCGTGAACACCTGGATGGAATTGTTGCTGTATCCCAGAATTAGGACCGGCTTGTTGACCACTTGAAGATTCGTAGCTTGAGGCTAAGTCATAGCTCGGCCATCCTGGGTGCACGTGAGCACCTGGACTAGACGCTTCCTCCTGCTTCCAACTCCCTTTTACGCTGCCAGCAGTTGAAGACCGGTAGCTGGAACGTGGATCAACGCCTGACCATGCGGAGTCATTGTCAACATCTAAATTAGATTCTGGCTGTTGCTTGGCATCGACGGGACCGTCTTGTAGACCAGCAGCAGCTGAGGGGGTGTAGCTGGGAGGATTGTACGCTCTCCAAGCAGAACTCGCACCTGATTCAGCGGCTTGGGGTCTGAATTTGTCACTGGTAATGGGAACGTCAGCTTGAGGCACGGGACCACTTGATATCTTGTTGGCATTGTGGTCGTAGGTCACAGCCTTGGGCTCACGTGAAACAATACTCGAAGCTCCCTTTGTGTCGGCTGTGGGGTTCGCCGGTTCATCCGCTTCCGCGGGGAAGTTGGAGCTTTGAGGCAGATCCTTTGGAGAGACGGCCCCGGCAAGCGAGTCCGTGGTGTCCTGGTTCGTAGACCTGTTGCCTGAGATCAAAGTGTGGAACACAACGTCAGAAGGAACACTTCCCATTCAAGACCAGAAGAGTCAGACACTTACCATGTTGGACCGGCAGGCTAGCAGCGCCGCTAATCAGCAGCACGCAGATCCAAGTTAATCTGGAGGACAACAATGTACACGCTTAGCAAAGCGCTTAGCTAACTTGAGTGAAAGACAAAGTTACCTTGCAGAGAGTCCCGGCCCCATGGTTGCAACCTGAGTAGGTCTAGCTGGACCAACTCAGTGGACGGAAGTGAAGCAGAAGGAGGCTGCTGCTGCTTAAATGCTCCCCACTAATCAGCGGCATTGGAAACACCTGCTGCCCACGCAGCAGTCACAGCTGCAGCTACTTGGACCGCCGGCAGCTAATCAGTGTTGGCCACACACTTTTACTTTGAAGGGACGCATTGAAAACCATTGCAACAAACAGTCACATGATTAGGAAGACTAGGTGTGtgtccacttcattaggtacagtcTAGCACCTTCTGACACAACAACTCTGTTTCATTTCCTGTTCTGCTGAGACGTGGCGTCCCTAATGAATTGTCAGTCTTCTGACAGGTGCATTCCTTTTCATCACATTGCAACGCCACACACAAGTCAGACCTTCAAAATAAAGTGCCCTAAAGGCTCTTTGAAGCTTTTGTTCAGCGCTAGGAGGTCAAAGGTCACCCGGCGGAGCGGCGGCCTGGAGGACACGCGCCCCACTTTCATCTTTGCAAGAGTCCAGATCCTTTCATGGCTCAGGTGTGTCCTCGGGCTGGACGAGACGCTGCAGACCGAGATCCACCAGCGCTTAGTTCCTAAAACTACACGTCAGAGAAGGTTTTATGCTCAAACACTCAGTCGCCACAGTTGGACCACAAAACTAAAAAAACCTTGACAGTAATGCTCTTTCAGATTattgaccatagattttacagaaaaaaaacgtTTAGAAGTCAGAATTGTAAAATTTTTACAAACTATTCCATTTAAAATTAAAGATAtacttttttcaatttacagcaatGCACTGGAAAAACGACGAGTGGAGATTCTAcgataaaaaaatgacaaatcaGACGCCGAATTTGACCGTAAAACTAAAAGTATActgttgtttttaatttaaatgaatgcactgtaaaattattgacagtagaatttacagtaaatagaaaaaaaaaaccctgacagcTCAGAAaccagaatttttttattttttttttacaaactttacCATTTTTTCCAACACAATTTAAAATGTCAAGTATTTTTCAAAGTAcaacaatgcactgtaaaaacaactgcagattttacaataaatgactattaaaataacaatggtataatttttccatttacacaaaacactgtgaaaataatgacagtagattttacggtaaaaaaatgaCAGCTCAGAAGGCAAATATTACAATTTTTACaaatttacaattaaaaatgtaaaatgtaccGTTTTTTTCTATTCACGGCAATGCACTGGAAAAACAAGGACTGTAgattttaggacaaaaaaaaaagacaaatcggAAGCCAGAATTTGACCGTAAAACTAAaagtataatgttttttttcatttacatgaatgcactgtaaaattattgacggtagaatttacggtaaatagaaaaaaaaacactgacaGCTCAGAAaccagaatttttattttttttacaaactttaccatttttttcaaacacaatttaaaatgtgaagtatttttcaaagtacaacaatgcactgtaaaaacaactgcagaattTACAATAAACAACTATAAAAATAACAACGGtataatttttccatttacattaaacactgtgaaaataatgacagtagattttacggtaaaaaaatgaCAGCTCAGAAGGCAAATATTAAAATTTTTTACaaatttacaattaaaaatgtaaaatgtaccgtttttttctatttacagcaaTGCGCTGGAAAAACAAGGACTGTAgattttaggacaaaaaaaaagacaaatcggAAGCCAGAATTTGACCGTAAAACTAAaagtataatgttttttttcatttacatgaatgcactgtaaaattattgacggtAGAATTTacggaaaatagaaaaaaaaaaccctgacagcTCAGAAAccagaatttttaattttttacaaacgtttccatttttttcaaacacaatttaaaatgtaaagtatttttcaaagtacaacaatgcactgtaaaaacaactgcagaattTACAATAAACGACTATAAAAATAACAACGGtataatttttccatttacattaaacactgtgaaaataatgacagtagattttatggtaaaaaaaatgacAGCTCAGAAGGCAAACATTAAAATTTTTACaaatttacaattaaaaatgtaaaatgtaccGTTTTTTTCTATTCACGGCAATGCACTGGAAAAACAAGGACTGTAgattttaggacaaaaaaaagacaaactggAAGCCAGAATTTGACCGTAAAACTAAaagtataatgttttttttcatttacgtgaatgcactgtaaaattattgacggtagaatttacggtaaatagaaaaaaaaccaCTGACAGCTCAGAAAccagaattttttaatttttacaaactttacaaatttttttttaacacaatttaaaatgtaaagtctttttcaaagtacaacaatgcactgtaaaaacaactgcagaattgacaataaatgactataaaaataacaatggtataatttttccatttacattaaaCACTGTAAAAGTAATGACAGTAGACTTTACGGTCAAAAATGACAGCTCAGAAGGCAGAATATTAACATTTTTACAAATTTGATTATTTAAaatgtactgtttttcaatttaaagTAATGAGCTGGAAAAACAAGGACTGTAAATTTTCGACAAAAAAATGGCAAATCAGAAGCCAGAATTTGACCGTAAAATTAGTACTGTTTTTCTTCCATgcactgtaaaattattgacggtAGAATTTACAGTAAATAGAAGAAAAACCTGACAGCTCAGAAATCGGATTTcacaaattgtatatatatattttttttttacaaatctgaacaatttaaaatataaagtatattgtttttttttatattacaacaatgcactgtaaaaataactgcAGAATTTACCATAAATGACTATAAAAATAACAACGGTATAATATTTCCATTTACATTAAACACTGTGAAAATAAtgacagtagattttacggtaaaaaattaCAGTTTAGAAGGCAAATTTTACAATTTTTACAAAtgtacaattaaaaatgtaaaatgtaccggttttttctatttacagcaaTGCACTGGAAAAAACAAGGAATGTAgattttaggacaaaaaaaaagacaaatcagAAGCCAGAATTTGACCGTAAAACTAAAAGTTTTTTTCATGGACATTAATGCACTGTTAAAATTATTGACTGTAAAATTTTAGGTAGAAAAAAAATGACAGAATTTtacaatttccttttttttttaaaattttttttaacaaatttttaaaaaaaataaaaaatgaaaatttttaagtataatgtttttttcattttacaacAATGCACTGTCAAAAcaacgactgtagattttacaataaCTGGTAACAATGGTATAATTGTTCCATTTACATCAATGCACTCTAAGAATAatgacagtagattttacagtaaaatacggACAGCTCATAAGGCagaattttctcgtaaaatttcaaGTGTACtctttttcaatttacagcaggggtgtccaaagtgtggcctgggggccatttgtggaaTAGCAGAAAATAATTGATAAGCacttcattaaagtgttaaaaataattcatatatAAATAATTGTTGTACTTTCAGTAGTTAAATATctacagatcaacttcagatctgtccatTGACATAAAgttatgttttatgccttttatgTGAAAACcctctttaaaaacaacaacaacaaaccccCCCACGAAATATGTGATAAAATAAAatgctcaaagtggaatatttgatgtgaagtaaatggaacCCTAAATAGATCAAACATTCATaacaaaattgattttaattcagtgtttttttgttgagcaatgacaattaCAAAAATTACAATAAAGGTCTCAGggctccaaaagggtcccactcattaaagtgttaaaaatagtcatacttttttttttttttttttacttttaacgcttaaatctgtaAATACATTTCAGATCTTACCATCAGTtctagttgtttattattttttgagctatcagtgtctaaaaaacaaacaagaaatCACACTAAAAGTCTTGGGtagccaaaagggtcccactcataaaagtgtttaaaaaaatgtttttaaacttttaacgcttaaatctgtagatcgatttcagatctatccatcagttatagttgtttattattttttgagctatgacagttaaaaaaaaaaaaaaagacactgaaggtctcggggacccaaaagggtcccactcataaaagtgttaaaaatagtcaaacttttttattttattttatttattttttacttttaacgcttaaatctgtaAATCAGTTTCAGATCAATCCATCAGTTATAGTTGTTTATTAATTTTTGAGCTACGATAgtctaaaaaacaaacaagaaatCACACTTCAAAGTCTTGGGtagccaaaagggtcccactcataaaagtcttAAAAATAGTCAtacttatttttgttttgtttttaacttttaacgcttaaatctgtagatcaatttcagatctatccatcagttctaggtatttattattgtttgagctatgacagttaaaaaaaacaaacaaacaaacaaacaaaaaaatgacactgaaggtctcggggacccaaaagggtcccacttataaaagtgttaaaaataatcatccttttttttcaattttatttttagattttatttttttttacttttaacgcttctATCCATCAgttatagttgtttattattttttgagctacgACTGTCTAAAAAAACTAACAAGAAATCACACTAAAAGTCTTGAGtagccaaaagggtcccactcataaaagtcttaaaaaatagtcatacttatttttttttacttttaacgcttaaatctgtagatcaatttcagatctatccatcagttatagttatttttttttttttttttagctatgacagttaaaaaaaaaaaaaaaaaaaaaaaaggacactgaaggtctcggggacccaaaagggtcccacttataaaagtgttaaaaatagtcatacttttttttttttttttaacttttaacttttcatGTTAAAATCTGTAATAAATTTCAGGTCTTATAGTTTTAGTTGTTTcttattttttgagctatgacagtttaaaaaacaaaaaaacaaaaccaattaCACTGAAGTCTCGGGgacccaaaagtgttaaaaaaaaacgcttaaatctgtagatcaatttcagatctatccatcagttctagttatttattattttttgagctatgacagttaaaaaaacaaacaaacaaaaaaaatgacactgaaggtctcggggacccaaaagggtcccactcataaaagtgttaaaaatagtcatacttttaaaaaaattttaacttttaacttttaatgCTAAAATCTGTAAATACATTTCAGATCTTATAGTTTTAGTTGTTTcttattttttgagctatgacagttaaaaaaaaaaatgacactgaaggtctcggggacccaaaagggtcccactcataaaagtgttaaaaaaagtcatactatttttttttttactttttacttttaacgcttaaatctgtacatcaatttcagatctatccatcagttgtagttatttattatttattgagctacgacagttaaaaaaacaaacaaacaaaaaaaggacactgaaggtctcggggacccaaaagggtcccactcataaaagtgttaaaaatagtcatactttttttttatatacttttaacttttaacgcttaaatctgtagatcaatttcagatccatccatcagttacagttgtttattattttttgagctatgacagttaaaaaaacaaacaaacaaacaaaaaaaaattacactgaAGGTCTCggtttttctcatttttttctgtttttaacttttaacttttcatGCTAGAATCtgtaaataaagtacatttcagaTCTCATAGTtctagttgtttattatttttttgagctatgacagtttaaaaaacaaaaaaacaaaaacaattacactgaagtctcagggacccaaaagtgtttaaaaaaacgcttaaatctgtagatcaatttcagatctatccatcagttctagttatttattattttttgagctatgacagttaaaaaaacaaacaaacaaaaaaaaggacactgaaggtctcggggacccaaaagggtcccactcataaaagtgttaaaaatagtcatacttttttttgtatatacttttaacgcttaaatctgtaCATCAATTTCAGATCCATCCATCAGTTgtagttatttattattttatgagctatgacagttaaaaaaaacaaacaaacaaacaaacaaaaaaatgacacTGAAGGTCTCGggcccacttataaaagtgttaaaaatagtcatactttttttttttaactttaaactttTCATGCTAAAATCTGTAAATAAATTTTGGATCTTATAGTTTTAGTTGTTTcttattttttgagctatgacagttaaaaaaaattacactgaaggtctcggggacccaaaagggtcccactcataaaagtgttaaaaatagtcatacttttttttgtttttaacttttaacttttcatGCTAGAATCTGTAAATACAGTACATTTCAGATCTTATAGTtctagttgtttattattttttgagctatgacagtttaaaaaacaaaaaaacaaaaacaattacacTGAAgtctcggggacccaaaagggtcccactcataaaagtgtttaaaaaaagtcatacctttttttttttactttttacttttaacgcttaaatctgtacatcaatttcagatctatccatcagttgtagttatttattattttttgagctacgacagtaaaaaaaaaaagggtcccacttataaaagtgttaaaaatagtcatactttttaattttttttaacttttaacttttcatGCTAAAATCTATAAATAAATTTCAGATCTTATAGTTTTAGTTGTTTCTaattttttgagctatgacagtttaaaaaaaaattacactgaaggtctcagggacccaaaagggtcccactcataaaagtgttaaaaatagtcatactttttttttttttttttaacttttcatgCTAAAATCTGTAAATAAATTTCAGATCTTATAGTTTTAGTtctagttgtttattattttttgagctatgacagtttaaaaaacaaaaaaacaaaaaaacaaaaccaattaCACTGAAGTCTCGGGgacccaaaagtgttaaaaaaaaaacgcttaaatctgtagatcaatttcagatctatccatcagttgtagttatttattattgtttgagctacgacagtaaaaaaaacaaacaaacaaaaaaaggacactgaaggtctcggggacccaaaagggtcccacttataaaagtgttaaaaatagtcatactttttttctttttttttttaacttttcactTTTCATGCTAAAATCTATAAATAAATTTCAGATCTTAAAGTTTTAGTTGTTTcttattttttgagctatgacagtttaaaaaaaatgacactgaaggtctcggggacccaaaagggtcccacttataaaagtgttaaaaatagtcacactttttttgtttttaacttttaacttttcatGCTAGAATCTGTAAATAAATTTCAGATCTTATAGTtctagttgtttattattttttgagctatgacagtttaaaaaacaaacaaacacaaaaaatgacactgaaggtctcagggacccaaaagggtcccacctataaaagtgttaaaaatagtcacactttttttttgtttttaatttttgacTTTTCATGCTAGAATCTGTAAATAAATGTCAGAT is a window encoding:
- the LOC133638203 gene encoding filaggrin-2-like isoform X1; protein product: MGPGLSARLTWICVLLISGAASLPVQHGNRSTNQDTTDSLAGAVSPKDLPQSSNFPAEADEPANPTADTKGASSIVSREPKAVTYDHNANKISSGPVPQADVPITSDKFRPQAAESGASSAWRAYNPPSYTPSAAAGLQDGPVDAKQQPESNLDVDNDSAWSGVDPRSSYRSSTAGSVKGSWKQEEASSPGAHVHPGWPSYDLASSYESSSGQQAGPNSGIQQQFHPGVHEHSGLSGEDSASSSKTSTGYQANKNILKHPGWSGYDSSSKSSGQQTSNPAAHVHPEWSSYGSESSTGGLKQPSNQHAHVNPVLSSYGSSSSSKSSGQQTSNPAAHVHPEWSSHGSESSTGGLKQPTNVHVHPGWSDYSSFSGQQTSNPAAHVHPEWSSTGSSTGGLKQTPHHVHPEWSGYGSSSSSKSGQQTSNPVVHMHPEWSSYGSESSTGGLEPSHHVHVHPGWSGYGSSGQQTSNPTAHVHPEWSSHDSSSSESSTGGLKQPSHVHVHPGWSGYSSSGQQTSDPTAHVHPEWSSYGSESSTGGLKQPSNQHAHVHPVLPSYGSSSSSKSSGQQPSNPAAHVHPEWSSYGSESSTGGLKQPSNQHAHVHPVLPSYGSSSSSKSSGQQPSNQHAHVHPVLSSYGSSSSKSSGQQPSNQHAHVHPVLSSYGSSSSSKSSGQQTSNPAAHVHPEWSSYGSESSTGGLKQPSNQHAHVHPVLSSYGSSSSSKTSGQQPSNQHAHVHPVLSSYGSSSSKSSGQQPSNQHAHVHPELSSYGSSSSKSSGQQPSNQHAHVHPEWSSYGSESSTGGLKQPTNQHAHVHPVLSSYGSSSSSKSSGQQPSNQHAHVHPELSSYGSSSSKSSGQQTSNQHAHVHPELSSYGSSSSKSSGQQTSNPAAHVHPGWSSYGSESSTGGLKQPSHVHVHPGWSGYDSSSKSSTGGQQPSHQHAHVHPEWSSYGAESSTGGLKQPSNQHAHVHPELSSYGSSSSSKSSGQQTSNPAAHVHPEWSSYGSESSTGGLKQPTNVHVHPGWSGYDSSSSKSSTGGQQPSHQHAHVHPGWPGYDSSSSGQHTSKPAVHVHPGWSGYGFSSSKSSTGGQQPSHHAHVHPEWSSYGSSSSQQTSNPAAHMHPQWSSHDSSSKSSTGGQQPSHHAHVHPGWSGYDSSSSQTSNPAAHVYPGWSAYDSSSSQTSNPAAHVHPGWSSYGHSSSLYPVVDPSENSYSSSGSYHSGSVPNKNLHGWNRPEWAPMYPAGSNVFAFNPSAPSTPWLSGQSSSAPEYSPTSIVQSRYGYQRARDEFARMQYSQADVPSGFSRTASSQRSALKN